One genomic region from Salvia hispanica cultivar TCC Black 2014 chromosome 2, UniMelb_Shisp_WGS_1.0, whole genome shotgun sequence encodes:
- the LOC125203325 gene encoding glutamate--glyoxylate aminotransferase 2, with the protein MSKSLDYENLNENVKKCQYAVRGELYLRASELQKEGKKIIFTNVGNPHALGQKPLTFPRQVVALCQAPFLLDDPNVGLLFPADAIAKAKHYLSLTSGGLGAYSDSRGLPGVRKEVAEFIERRDGYPSDPELIFLTDGASKGVMQILQSIIRGAHDGILVPVPQYPLYSATISLLGGSLVPYYLEETANWGLDIGNLRQSVAQARSQGITVRAMVIINPGNPTGQCLSEANLKEILNFCYQNNVVLLGDEVYQQNIYQDERPFISSRKVLMDMGPPISKAVELVSFHTVSKGYWGECGQRGGYFEMTNISPKTVEEIYKVASISLSPNVPAQIFMGLMMNPPKPGDISYDQFNRESKGILESLRKRAHIMTDGFNSCRNVVCNFTEGAMYSFPQIRLPPKAIEAAKSVGKVPDVFYCLKLLEATGISTVPGSGFGQKEGVFHLRTTILPAEEDMPAIMDSFKKFNDKFMEQYEDYQGYSRM; encoded by the exons ATGTCAAAATCATTAGATTATgagaatttgaatgaaaatgtCAAGAAATGCCAGTATGCTGTTCGAGGGGAGCTGTATCTTCGAGCTTCTGAGCTTCAGAAGGAAGGGAAGAAG ATCATCTTCACCAATGTTGGAAACCCTCATGCTCTCGGACAGAAACCTCTGACCTTTCCTCGTCAG GTCGTTGCTCTCTGCCAAGCTCCATTTCTGCTGGATGATCCTAATGTCGGACTTTTGTTTCCGGCTGATGCTATTGCAAAAGCAAAACACTATTTATCCCTTACTTCTGGGGGTCTAG GTGCGTACAGTGATTCTCGCGGCCTTCCTGGAGTTAGGAAGGAAGTTGCAGAGTTCATTGAGAGGCGTGATGGATATCCAAg TGATCCAGAACTAATATTTCTAACAGATGGTGCTAGTAAAGGAGTGATGCAGATCTTGCAATCTATCATACGCGGTGCACATGATGGG ATACTTGTTCCTGTGCCACAATATCCACTGTACTCAGCTACAATATCTTTGCTTGGTGGATCTCTCGTTCCTTATTATCTTGAGGAGACTGCAAACTGGGGGCTTGATATTGGTAACCTTCGTCAATCAGTTGCTCAGGCTCGTTCTCAAGGAATCACC GTACGGGCCATGGTGATCATAAACCCCGGCAACCCTACAGGCCAGTGCCTCAGTGAAGCAAATCTTAAGGAAATTCTAAACTTCTGTTACCAAAACAATGTGGTGTTGCTTGGTGATGAAGTTTATCAGCAAAACATATACCAAGACGAGCGTCCCTTCATAAGTTCGCGAAAG GTTCTGATGGACATGGGGCCACCCATTAGCAAGGCGGTCGAGCTTGTTTCGTTCCACACTGTCTCAAAAGGCTACTGGGGAGAATGTGGGCAACGTGGTGGCTACTTTGAGATGACTAACATTTCTCCAAAG ACAGTGGAAGAAATCTACAAGGTTGCTTCGATATCACTCAGTCCCAACGTTCCTGCACAGATATTC ATGGGCCTTATGATGAACCCTCCTAAACCTGGGGATATATCATATGATCAATTCAACAGAGAGAG CAAAGGAATTCTGGAGTCGCTGAGGAAGAGGGCGCATATAATGACCGACGGGTTCAACAGCTGTAGAAACGTCGTCTGCAACTTCACTGAAG GTGCTATGTATTCTTTCCCACAAATACGGCTGCCACCAAAGGCCATCGAGGCTGCCAAGAGTGTTGGAAAAGTGCCTGATGTTTTCTACTGTCTTAAGCTCCTAGAAGCCACAGGCATCTCCACCGTCCCAGGTTCTGGCTTCGGGCAAAAGGAAGG GGTTTTCCATCTGCGAACCACCATCTTGCCTGCGGAGGAGGACATGCCTGCGATCATGGACAGTTTCAAGAAATTCAACGACAAATTCATGGAGCAGTACGAGGACTACCAAGGGTACTCGAGGATGTGA
- the LOC125207825 gene encoding cyclin-dependent protein kinase inhibitor SMR6-like, which produces MGVPEKLHSIDSGAVDSEKWVLSAGIALRKPVFTKPAEKTDSDEDLPTTPTYAESRMPARLLCPPPPKKRKPAPARSCHYGGVREFFNPPDLETIFIQRVEGA; this is translated from the coding sequence ATGGGTGTTCCCGAAAAGCTTCATTCCATAGATAGTGGAGCTGTGGATTCCGAAAAATGGGTTCTTTCCGCCGGAATCGCTCTCAGAAAGCCGGTTTTCACCAAACCGGCGGAGAAAACCGACTCCGACGAGGATTTGCCGACGACTCCGACGTACGCCGAGTCGAGAATGCCGGCGAGATTGCTCTGCCCGCCGCCGCCAAAGAAGCGAAAGCCGGCGCCGGCGAGATCATGCCACTACGGTGGAGTGAGAGAGTTTTTCAACCCTCCTGATTTGGAGACTATCTTCATACAAAGAGTTGAGGGTgcctaa